In the genome of Streptomyces aquilus, the window GAGCGGGACGACCGGGTCCTGATCGCGCTCACCGAGAGCCTGGGCCTGCTGGCCCGCCGGCACCGCGGGCACGCGACCGAGGCCGTGGATCTCCTCGCCACCCTGGGCATGGCGCCCTACGGCCCCGGTCAACGGCTGGCCGCGCTGGGGCAGTTGGCGGGCTGCGCCCCCGACCGGCTCCCGGCCGACCTGGTGCCCACGGTCCTCGGCCTGCTCCGGCAGCGGTCCGAGCAACGCGCCCGCCCGTCGTGCGAACCCGATCGCCCGGACACCAACACGCTGGTCGGCCGACTGCGGCGGCTGCGCCCTTCGGACGAGGAGGGCTCCCAGCTGCTGCGCACCCTGCACACCGCGCTCGACGGGCGGGTGGCCGACCGGATCGCCCTGCTGAACGGGCAGTTGACCAGCGCGGACCCGACCGTCCGGTGCAACGCGATATGGATGTCCCTGGGGCTGTTCCTGGACTGGCGCGCCGACTACAGCACACCCGTCGCCCTGATCGGCGCCCAACTGGCCGCCGAGGAAGACCAGTTGCGTTATGCGGCGCTTTCCGTCCTGGATGACCTCCATCACCTGGCCGCACCCGCCGCGGACGACCTCCACCGGCTGGTGATGTCCCGCCCCGACCTGTGGGTGCAGCACCGGCAGTACGGCGGGCCGGCGCTGGGCGGGCCGCTCAAGGCGCTGGCCAGGAGCGGGGATCCGCGCGCGGTGCCGGTACTGGCGGAACTCCTCGACACCCCCGGCGCTCCTTCCGACCTGGGGCATGTCGTCGGCCATCTGGGCGCGAGCGCCGGCCGCCTCGCCCCCGCCCTGCGGGAGAGTCTCGCCCGCATTCCCCTGGACGCCCCGGACACCCACGACCGTGCGGCGGCTTCGCTGTCGGCGCTCGGGGCGCTCGGCGACACGGAGAGCGTGCCGCTGGTGCTGCGGCTGCTGACCGATCTCCCGGAACACCGGCTGCGGTCGATCGTCGTCCACGCGGCGCTGCGCACGCTCCGCGGGTTCGGAGCGGCGGCACATGAGGCGATACCCGTGGTGCGCGGGCTGCTGGAAGGGGACAGCGCGGTCGAGGCGGCGGACGCGCTGTGGGCGCTCGCGGGGGACGCCGACGCCGTACTGGCCGTTCTGACCACACGGGACGGGGGCGTGGTCGCGCACCGGGACGCACCCGAGGTGCTGGGCCGCATGGGGCCGGCGGCCGCACCCGCCCTGGACGGGCTCCGGCGGATGCTCGACTCGCCGCACGAGTGGCAGCGGACCGCGGTCGCGTGCGCGCTGTGGCGGATCGGCGGCGAGCCGGAGGCCGCGCGAGTGCTTCCGCTGCTGCGCAGGACGTGGACGGAGACGGCGCCCCTGCGTCAGCCCATCGCGGAGTGCGTCGCGGACCTGGGACCGGCGGGAGCACCGCTGCATGACCTGCTGCGCACGGAGCTGGCGGCTCCACAGCGGCACACGGCCCCCTCCGGGGGGTTCGGCCCCATGGCGGTCCTGTCGGACGAGCGGTTGCTGGGGATCTGCCGGGGGGTGTTGGGGGTGGGGTGAGCGGGGACGGGTGCAGCGGGTGTGGGGGCGTGGGTCGGCTGGTCTTCGGCGGCGCTGGTTGCTCAACCAGCCGTCCGGCCCCGTTGTTGTCCGAAGCGGGCCCAGTCCGCGTCCCATTGGTCGATCCGGCGGCGTTCCAGGCGGGCGCAGAGGGTGCGGCCGCCGACGAACGGCACGATCGCGGCGCTCGCGCCCACGAGAGCGCCGATCAGGGCGGCGCGGAGGTGGGCCTGTGCCGGGGTCGTGGGGCGGGTGACCAGGCGGCCCTCCGCGTCGGTCCAGACGGAGACCGGGGTGCCGGTGGCGCTGCCGGGGCGGACGCGGACCTGGCCGGTGTGCGAGGAGCCGTCGGGGGCCGCCCAGCGGACCTTCGCCCACACCTGGTCGCTGCTCGCGGTGCCGGTCTGCCCGGCGAAGGTGCCGGGCGCCTTCGCCACGAGCCGGGCCTCGACCTGCCGCCACTCGACGCGCTCCCGGGCGAGGGTGCCCTCGACGGACCGGCTCGTCGCCAGGCCGGCGAACACTCCCGCGAGGGCGGTGAGCAGCCAGGCGCCGAGCACGACCCAGGCCTCCACCTTGTCGGCGCGGCGCCGGAGCGGATTGCGCCGCCAACGCCACAACCACACCTTCGAACCACGGAACGCCATCGAAGGCTTCCTCCTCATGTGCGCATGAACATGCCGGGCCGCCCTTCCATACGGGGGACGTCGCCGAGGTGCTCACGGCGAGTTCCCCCGACTCGACCGTCGCACAGGCGTCGCGGTCCCGCCCGGTCTTCGTGAAAGCGACGCACAGATCGCCGACACGCGTTACCATCACCGCTCTGACCTGCGGCGGAGCCCTTTCCGGGGGTGACTGTCAGTGGCTGGGTGCAGACTGGCCGATATCTGAGACAAGGACGTCGCGGAGGTGATCGGCATGACCGAGGTACTGCTCGCCGTGGGGACCCGCAAGGGCCTGTTCATCGGGCGCAG includes:
- a CDS encoding HEAT repeat domain-containing protein — encoded protein: MFTGIDEVDWASMRHAYGSAEDVPGLLRGLASADPAEREIALDGMYGAVHHQGDVYDSTLACVPYLFALAAREEVRDRGGIVELLVSIGGDGETPEDGDEARAMARVAVRAGAEVFAGLTGDPDPGVRRTAANAVVRFLDEPGRVLGLLRERITVERDDRVLIALTESLGLLARRHRGHATEAVDLLATLGMAPYGPGQRLAALGQLAGCAPDRLPADLVPTVLGLLRQRSEQRARPSCEPDRPDTNTLVGRLRRLRPSDEEGSQLLRTLHTALDGRVADRIALLNGQLTSADPTVRCNAIWMSLGLFLDWRADYSTPVALIGAQLAAEEDQLRYAALSVLDDLHHLAAPAADDLHRLVMSRPDLWVQHRQYGGPALGGPLKALARSGDPRAVPVLAELLDTPGAPSDLGHVVGHLGASAGRLAPALRESLARIPLDAPDTHDRAAASLSALGALGDTESVPLVLRLLTDLPEHRLRSIVVHAALRTLRGFGAAAHEAIPVVRGLLEGDSAVEAADALWALAGDADAVLAVLTTRDGGVVAHRDAPEVLGRMGPAAAPALDGLRRMLDSPHEWQRTAVACALWRIGGEPEAARVLPLLRRTWTETAPLRQPIAECVADLGPAGAPLHDLLRTELAAPQRHTAPSGGFGPMAVLSDERLLGICRGVLGVG
- a CDS encoding Rv1733c family protein gives rise to the protein MAFRGSKVWLWRWRRNPLRRRADKVEAWVVLGAWLLTALAGVFAGLATSRSVEGTLARERVEWRQVEARLVAKAPGTFAGQTGTASSDQVWAKVRWAAPDGSSHTGQVRVRPGSATGTPVSVWTDAEGRLVTRPTTPAQAHLRAALIGALVGASAAIVPFVGGRTLCARLERRRIDQWDADWARFGQQRGRTAG